In the genome of Methanobrevibacter sp., the window CAGATAATCATAGGCAATAGGGGTAAAGTCGATGTCACGCTCATAGGCTATCAGCGGATCATCCAGGGTCAGGATATCCACTGCACCTCTTTTGGCCAGTTCGAATGCGTCCCTGTCGCTGCTGCTGTAGACATTAGTATTGAATGGGTGTTTGATGGTCTCCAAAAGTCCGGAACTTATATGCCCTCCGGCAATGTTGATGTTGGAGGTTCTTTCGATTTTTATCAGATATTTTTGAAATTCCTCAAGCAGCTGCAGACCTTCACGTGTAAGTATTGTTCCATTGCCTGCCTTTTGTGTAATTTTAAAACCCAATTTGTCTTCAGCCCTAAGCAGTCTCCTATTAAAAACAGTATGTGAGATATTCAGCTCTTTAGCTGATTTTCTTTGTGATTTTGTTCTTGACAGCGAATCTAGACTTTGGTATAATTTGTAATCATAAATGTTACCATTTATGTCCAGGCTGATGAGTCCTTTGCTTTGCAATTTCATTAATTATATATAAAGATTTAATCATAATATAAATCATATTGTTTTAAATATTTTGGGAATAAGATAAAATGGAAATAATGAAAACCTCTATTGAAGCCATATTGGAGAATATTGTAAGTGCTGAAGAATTTTTGGATGAAGAAGCTATTGATGAATTTGAAAATATAATAATGGATGCCAATAATGTTTTTGTTACCGGTGCGGGGAGATCCGGTCTTGCTGCAAAGGCATTTGCCATGAGATTAATGCATTTGGGATTGAGCGCTTATGTTGTGGGAGAGACAATATCTCCGGCAATTTATGAAGATGATTGCATAATCGCCATTTCAGGTTCTGGAGAAACCAACACCATAGTTTCTGCTGCAAAAATAGCTAAGGCTAGAGGTTCTAAAGTATTGGCTGTTACTTCTTACCCAGAATCAACCCTTGGACAATTGGCGGATAACTATCTTCTTGTAAAAGGTAGGACCAATCAGGAAGTTGATGATGAAAACTATATGAAACGTCAAATTCACGGTAACTACACTTCATTAACCCCTCTTGGAACAGCTTTTGAGCTGACCACATTGGTGTTCTTGGATGCTATCGTATCTGAGTTAATGGAGAAAATGGAACAGACTGAAAGCGATTTGAAATCCAGGCACACAGTCCTGGAGTAATCTAGTCAAAAATCACTCTATTTTGGTTATTGTATACATTGCAGCGTTGGCCTCTTAGGAATCCAACCAATGTAATGTTTCCTTTTTTTGCAATATTGTATCCTGAATTAGCGGGAGCTGCGTTTGATGCTAAAATCGGCACGCCTGCTCTTGTCATCTTTATCACCATATCTGCAGGCATCCTGCCGCTGTATATTACATAGGAGTTTGACAAATCAAAATCATGCAGCAACCCGTATCCGATCACTTTATCGACAGCGACATGGCGGCTGACATCTTCTTTTACTATGAACTGATTATTGTAAACGATTCCGGCCACATGTGTTCCTCCGGTGGCCTGCCAAATTTCTGCATTGTCCTTTAGCTCTTCAATTCGATTGATCAGTTCACTGACATGAACCTGAAAATCACTTTCAACAGGATTGACTTGTTTTATCTTGCTTCTCCATCCTCCCGCAGAATCGGAGCATAAGACGGTTTCGTTTGTTTTTAAAAGAGTGTCATCAATTTCAGCGCTTATTTGGGTTCCTTCAATTTCGATTTCTTTTATGTCATCCATTGATTTCACCATGTTCTCGTTGAAGAGGTATCCCACAGCAAATTCTTTGAGTGAATCTTCAATTGCAGACAGGCTGCGGCTAATTTCATTGTTGATTGTCAATGTGATAGTTTCATCAAGGACGACTTTTTCCTTGACGTTTTCTGCCCTGTTATTTTTGAAGTTTATTGCATCAATTTCTTCGACTTTCATGTCTCTCACTTATTAATAATATATAACATTTATTATTATATTAATATTATTAAACGTAAAATTGTTTTGTCTTTCGCTACGGAAATGATAACAGAATGATTGTATACTCAGTAGGTTTGCATTCCATTTGGTAGCGGTTATTTGTTTTTATGAAGTCTAATTGTTTCATGTTAATCTAACAATTTCCAAATCAATGTTGATGGGGGATGTGTTAGCGTTTTCATTCGATGTTAATTTTAGTGTAATATCGAATCATCGCAGTGATTTTTTTTGGTTTATTCTTTTATTATTTATATTGTTTTTATTAATAAAAACGAAGTTCTGGTATATAAATATATGATATGTAATATACTTTAATTCGTATTTTTTAAAATTTATTAAATAGATAATATATCATATAATTGGCCGTTATATTTATTTATTAACTATAAAATTGCAAATAATAGGGAATTTCATTAAAAAATGTGTTTTTAATTCTTTATTTTAAAAAATAGTTGGGTTTTTCGATATGAGCAATAATTTATAATGATTAATCGTTACAGTATTATATAACTCCATTCTCCTATTTAAATATTTCTTTTAGACTTTGATAATAAATCCTTTTTATATATAAAAGATATATATAAAAATCATAATACTCATTGCTGTTTATACAGTCAATTTCACAGTATTATAAAAATTAATTAAAAATGGAAATGAGAGGTTGATAAAATGAGTTCATCATTTAAAAGTCCAGTAGATACTGCAAAAGCAATTGCAAATACTGCTGGAGCAAAAAATTCAGCTAAAATGACCAATGTAATCTTGCTTTCCTTTTTAGCAGGTGCATACATTGCATTTGGTGGTTTATTAGCTATTGTTGCAAGTGCAGGATTTAACGAACCTGTTGGATTATCAAAATTCATTTTTGGTGCAGTGTTCCCTGTAGGTTTGATTATTGTAGTGCTTGCCGGATCTGAATTATTCACCGGAAATGTCATGTTCATGACTCTAGGTGTATTAGATGGCAAAGCATCTGTTGGTGGCCTTGCTAAAAATTGGGTAGTAAGTTGGATATTCAACTTTGTAGGTGCATTATTCGTTGCTTACGTACTCGCTTACATGGGTGGAATTGTAGCTAAAGATCCTTTCACCACAAAAGCTGTTGCCGTTGCGACCGGTAAGGTTGTAGGTATGACTTGGACCACTGCCATTATTAAAGGTATTGGTTGTAACTGGCTTGTATGTTTAGCTGTATGGTTAGCTAATGCATCTGACGATATCGCTGGTAAAATCCTGGGTATTTGGTTCCCAATCATGGCGTTTGTATGTATTGGATTTGAGCACAGTGTAGCAAACATGTTCTTTATACCATTAGGTTTATTCTGCGGTGCTAAAATAAGCTGGTATTATATCATTACTGCAAACTTAATTCCTGTTACTATTGGTAACATTATTGGTGGAGCGGTCTTTGTGGCTTGTATCTATTGGTACACTTACCTCAAAGAATAAGCTAGTAGACAAAAATTTAAAGAAGCTTTCAAAAGCTTCTTTTTTAATATTTTATATATAATAATTTTGGAGATTATAAAATGGTTGAGATAAAATATGTACCAACTATTTGTCCATACTGTGGTACAGGTTGTGGACTCAACTTCGTTGTCAAAGACGGAAAAATTGTTGGTGTAGAACCTTTAAAAAGACACCCTGTAAACGAGGGTAAAGTATGTCCAAAAGGTAACTTTGGATATCAATTTATTAATAGGGAAGACAGATTAACTACTCCTTTAATAAAAGAAAACGGTGAATTTAGAGAAGCTTCTTGGGATGAAGCATTAGACCTTGTTGCTAACAAGCTCAAAGAAGTATCAGATGAAGACCCAAACAAAGTCGGATTCTATGCATGTGCTCGTTCACCTAACGAAAATATTTACATTACTCAAAAATTAGCTAGAGTAGCTTGTGGTACTCAAAACGTAGACCACTGTGCACGTATCTGTCACGGTCCTACCGTAGCAGGTTTAGCTAACACTTTCGGATCAGGTGCTATGACCAACGGATTCGACAGTATCAAAGAAGCTGACTACATATTCTGTATTGGATCAAACAACATGGAAGCACACCCATTGTTTGGACGTAAAATGATTCAAGCTAAACAAAACGGTGCTAAATTAGTTGTATTAGACCCAAGATTCACTCCTACTGCAAAAATCGCAGACGAATATGTACAATTCGAAACCGGTACTGACGTAGCTTTAATGAACGCAATGATTAAAGTCATCATCGACAACGACTTACAAGATGATGAATTCATCGCAAACAGAACCAAAGGTTACGAAGAAATGAAAGAAACCGTTCAAAAATACACATTAGACATGGCTTCTGAAATTACCGGAATCAAACCTGAAGTAATCGAACACTTAGCTATTGAATACGCATCTGCTGACAAAGCAGCTATCGTATACTCCTTAGGTATTACAGAACACTCCCACGGTGCTGACAACGTAATGTCCACTGCAAACCTCGCAATGTTAACAGGTAACATTGGTAAACAAGGTACTGGTGTAAACCCATTAAGAGGACAAAACAACGTACAAGGTGCTTGTGATATGGGTGCATTGCCTTCCGATTACGTAGGTTACAGAAAAGTTAAAGACCCAGAAACCACAGCATGGTTCAACGACTACTACAGTGGCGAAGGTTACGAAGTAAACTTACCAACCACTCCTGGTTTAACCTTAGTTGAAATGATGAACGCTGCTCACGCTGGTGACTTAAAAGTATTATACATCCACGGGGAAGACCCAGTTCTCTCTGACGCAGATGTACAACACACAAAAGAAGCTCTTGAAAACTTAGAAATGTTAGTCGTACAAGAATGTTTCTTAACCGATACTGCACAATGTGCTGATGTTGTTTTACCTGCAGCAGGTTGGGGTGAACAAGAAGGTACCTTCACCAGTGGTGAAAGAAGAGTACAATGCTTACACAAAGCTCAAGAACCTCCTGAAGGCGCATGGTTAGACTGGAAGATCATGGAAGAAATCGCAGTCAGAATGGGCGTACCAAGACCATTATTCCACTACGAATCCGCTGAAGACATCTTTGAAGAAATCAGAGAATGTGCACCTATCATGGCAGGTATGGACCGTAAAAGATTAGACACTCCAGAAGCACTTCACTGGCCTTGTCCTTCCGAAGACGACCCATGTCAACCATTGATGCACAAAGAAAAATTCGCACACCCTGATGGTTTAGGAATCTTCCAAGCATTAGAACACAAAGGACCTGTTGAAACCGTAGATGATGAATACCCATTATTATTAACAACTACTAGGATATTGTTCCACTACCACGCAGCAATGACTAGAAGATGTGAAACCTTAAACAATGAGGTAAAAACAGGATTCATCGAAATCAACACCAAAGATGCTGAAGCAAGAGGAATTATTAACGGTGAAGTAGTAAGAGCATTCTCTAGAAGAGGAGAAATCGCAATTCCTGCACGTGTAACTGATGACATCAGAGAAGGTATTGTTAACATTCCAATGCACTTTGTAGAATGTGCAGCTAACGTATTAACTAACTCCGATTCTTTCGACCCTAAATCCAAAATGGTTGAATTGAAAGCTTGTGCTATTGAAGTAGAAAAACTCCCAGAAGTATTAGAAATGAAAGGAGAAGTCTACAAAGATGGTACTGACACTGAAATTAAAGCTGAAAACATGTCAACTACTACCGTACAAGTAGGAAAATAATTGAGGAGTAGATTTAAATGAGCGCAAAAATTAACGATATGTACTACGCATACTCTGCTATCGAAGATATCAAACAAAAAGGAGAGTACGGTGGAGTAGTAACTACTATCATGAAATACTTATTAGAAGAAGGTATCGTTGACGGTGTTGTCGGTGTAACCGAAGGTCACGATATTTATGATGGTGTACCAACTCTCGTAACTGACCCTGCTGATGTTATTAAAACAGCCGGTTCCATTCACTGCGGTACTTTAAACATTGCTAAATTTGTATCTAAATACTTAGATGGTGCAAGATACATGAAACTCGCTGTTGCATGTAAACCTTGTGATGCAATGACCATTCGTGAATTAATGAAAAAAGGTAAAATCATCGAAGATAACGTAATTATGATTGGGGTAAACTGTGGAGGAACTATGTCACCTGTTCCTACCATGAACATGATTAGAGATGTATACGAATTAGATCCTAAGGACGTTATCAAAGAAGAAATCTCAAAAGGAAAACTCATCATGGAAACAGCTGATGGTGAAAAAGGTTTCAAAATCGATGAATTAGAAGAACAAGGCATGGGTAGAAGAGAAAACTGTCAAAGATGTAACCTTAAAATCCCTTCCAATGCTGACTTAGCATTAGGTAACTGGGGAGTAATTGGTCCTTTAGCTGGAAAAGCTACTTTTGTTGAAGTGTTCTCCGATAAAGGTGCAGAAATATTAGACAAAGTCATTGAAGCTGGTTTAATTGCAACCGAAGAACCTATCGAAAAAGGTATCAAAATCAGAGAAAACATCAACAACTTCATGCTTAAAGAATCTCAAGCTAAAAAGGATGTTGATTACGCTGGAACTACTGGAGACATTATTGACGTATTCTACCAATACGAAGATGAATTCTCTAAATGTATGAAATGTTACGGTTGTCGTGAAGCATGTCCATTATGTTTCTGTGAAGACTGCTGTCTTGAAGCTGAAGGTCCTGAATGGGTACCTGGCGGATACACTCCTGCAGCTCCATTCTTCCACTTAACACGTTTAGTACACATGGTTGACGCATGTACCAACTGCGGTCAATGTTCTGAAGTATGTCCATGTGAAATCCCTGTTGCTAAAGTATGGAGTACCGTAAACAACAAAGTAAGAGAAACCTATGGATACATCCCAGGTATGGGTAGTGAAGATCCACTTCCATTCACTGATCACGTATCCAAAGCAAAATGGTTATAATTGGGATTTTTCCCTATTATATACCTTTTCTTTTTTTTGAATTGAAAAATTAACAATGTTATATTAATTGTCAAAAAATATAGGAATCATTTGTTAAATGGTTCTCTGTTATTGATGCCGTCCAGAAATATTTTCTCTAATTCTTCATCACTTTCGCCATTTCTGACATGAGAAATCAATTCGACAAGATTGTCGTTTCTAAGCAGGCATGGTTTGATTTTACCGTCAGGTGTTATCCTTAATCTGGAGCAATTTGCACAAAATGTAGAGTTGTCAACAGGCTTGACTACCTCGATTTCTCCACCGTCTATGTAATATTTTTTACGGCCCTGCATAAACTTACGTTCATGCACCTCATCAGCCATATCAGACAGCCTTTCTTCAATCATGTCAAGCTTATAGTGATAGTCAGCACTGAATTTGTCATCATCGCAGTTTTCACTTTCAATCAGCTCAATCAATTGAAGCACAATATTGTTCTCCTTACAGAATTTGAACATATCCTTCACTTCATTCTGATTGATGTCCTTCATGATTACCATATTGATTTTAACGGGATATAGGCCGACTTCAACAGCCTTTAGGATTCCTGCCTTTGCAGATTCAAGATAATCCTTTTTGGTGATGAACTCATAAGTTTCAGGGTTCAATGTATCAAGGCTGACATTCACCCTGTCCAGGCCCGCATCCTTTAGGCCTTGGGCGTATTTTTCAAGGTAGGTTCCATTTGTTGTCATGGATATGTCTTTAAAGTCAAGGCTAGCTACCTTTTCAACAATCTCAACGATATCCTTTCTGATTAATGGTTCTCCACCTGAAATTCTTATTTTTTTAACACCAATATTTTTGGCAATTTTACAGATTGTATACAGTTCGTCAGCAGTCATTTCCTGCTTTGAGGAAACCATTCCATCATGATGGCAATATACGCAGTTCACATTGCACCTGTTTGTGATTGTGATTCTCAGTGAAATGATTGGTCTTTGATAATTGTCCTTGATGAATTCATCCGCCATGTTAATCTTCCACCGTTATTTCGATTTTCTCAATTTCCTCATCTGTATGCAGTGAATTTATGACCGCATAGATGGTTTCCTTTAGGATTCCTGATGTGAATTCATTTAAACCAACATCATGACCGTTTGTCTTGAGGGCAATTTCAGAATCGACCAATTCATCGTTTTCGATGTCTGAAATTGTGATATTTATTAAGTTAACATTATCTTCAGTTTTTATGGATTTTATCATTGCCTTTATGGAGTTGGAAACAATTTTTCCTGTAAACCGATTTATTTCTAGAGGCTTGCCGTTAATCTTAATGCCGCATTTTGAATAAGCGTTGTCTATAGGTGTTTTGTTGTCAAGAATCAACAATTCGATTTTTTCAACCTTTTCAACATCATATTCATCCAGGTTCAGTACATTAACCACACCCAGCACGCTTTGCTTTAAAAAATCGCTCACGAATCTGTTCAGTCCCACTACGTGCCCGTCAATGGAAAGATAGCTGTGGACATCATCCAACTCATTCACGGTCAAATTTCCATCACGAATTTCTCTGGCTATTGCCTCGCCATTGTTAAAGCCGCAGTTATTGGCAAATAGGGTATCCACTATGTCATGCCCTCTTTTTTCGATTAAATCCGCAAGTTCGCTGACTCCTTCATCATCTATTGTGAATGAATCTACCTCGGCAATTGTGTATTCGTCTCTAACGTCAGGGGATGTGATGATTTTTGGATAGTTATAGCTTTTGTATCCTTCAATTATGACAAA includes:
- the fdhD gene encoding formate dehydrogenase accessory sulfurtransferase FdhD, which encodes MKVEEIDAINFKNNRAENVKEKVVLDETITLTINNEISRSLSAIEDSLKEFAVGYLFNENMVKSMDDIKEIEIEGTQISAEIDDTLLKTNETVLCSDSAGGWRSKIKQVNPVESDFQVHVSELINRIEELKDNAEIWQATGGTHVAGIVYNNQFIVKEDVSRHVAVDKVIGYGLLHDFDLSNSYVIYSGRMPADMVIKMTRAGVPILASNAAPANSGYNIAKKGNITLVGFLRGQRCNVYNNQNRVIFD
- the hxlB gene encoding 6-phospho-3-hexuloisomerase, which encodes MEIMKTSIEAILENIVSAEEFLDEEAIDEFENIIMDANNVFVTGAGRSGLAAKAFAMRLMHLGLSAYVVGETISPAIYEDDCIIAISGSGETNTIVSAAKIAKARGSKVLAVTSYPESTLGQLADNYLLVKGRTNQEVDDENYMKRQIHGNYTSLTPLGTAFELTTLVFLDAIVSELMEKMEQTESDLKSRHTVLE
- a CDS encoding LysR family transcriptional regulator, producing the protein MKLQSKGLISLDINGNIYDYKLYQSLDSLSRTKSQRKSAKELNISHTVFNRRLLRAEDKLGFKITQKAGNGTILTREGLQLLEEFQKYLIKIERTSNINIAGGHISSGLLETIKHPFNTNVYSSSDRDAFELAKRGAVDILTLDDPLIAYERDIDFTPIAYDYLVLISSPNSKEIRNINDLNNLDFVNVTGTAQRLAWSTLKQYGIDYNIKYKVSSQFDAFKLVRNSENLNCFLNASYFKGNEVLKFDTRHVISLIKVSEDKPEVDEFIDYLLAEGQEEIKNQGFEPI
- the mobB gene encoding molybdopterin-guanine dinucleotide biosynthesis protein B yields the protein MKIASIVGKKNTGKTSLTVKVISELTKRGYNVASIKHSHHSIEMDKENTDTWKHKQAGANLVVGVGSTTFFNARKEHDLNRILYLLKHFDNFDFVIIEGYKSYNYPKIITSPDVRDEYTIAEVDSFTIDDEGVSELADLIEKRGHDIVDTLFANNCGFNNGEAIAREIRDGNLTVNELDDVHSYLSIDGHVVGLNRFVSDFLKQSVLGVVNVLNLDEYDVEKVEKIELLILDNKTPIDNAYSKCGIKINGKPLEINRFTGKIVSNSIKAMIKSIKTEDNVNLINITISDIENDELVDSEIALKTNGHDVGLNEFTSGILKETIYAVINSLHTDEEIEKIEITVED
- a CDS encoding formate/nitrite transporter family protein, with the protein product MSSSFKSPVDTAKAIANTAGAKNSAKMTNVILLSFLAGAYIAFGGLLAIVASAGFNEPVGLSKFIFGAVFPVGLIIVVLAGSELFTGNVMFMTLGVLDGKASVGGLAKNWVVSWIFNFVGALFVAYVLAYMGGIVAKDPFTTKAVAVATGKVVGMTWTTAIIKGIGCNWLVCLAVWLANASDDIAGKILGIWFPIMAFVCIGFEHSVANMFFIPLGLFCGAKISWYYIITANLIPVTIGNIIGGAVFVACIYWYTYLKE
- the fdhF gene encoding formate dehydrogenase subunit alpha, with the translated sequence MVEIKYVPTICPYCGTGCGLNFVVKDGKIVGVEPLKRHPVNEGKVCPKGNFGYQFINREDRLTTPLIKENGEFREASWDEALDLVANKLKEVSDEDPNKVGFYACARSPNENIYITQKLARVACGTQNVDHCARICHGPTVAGLANTFGSGAMTNGFDSIKEADYIFCIGSNNMEAHPLFGRKMIQAKQNGAKLVVLDPRFTPTAKIADEYVQFETGTDVALMNAMIKVIIDNDLQDDEFIANRTKGYEEMKETVQKYTLDMASEITGIKPEVIEHLAIEYASADKAAIVYSLGITEHSHGADNVMSTANLAMLTGNIGKQGTGVNPLRGQNNVQGACDMGALPSDYVGYRKVKDPETTAWFNDYYSGEGYEVNLPTTPGLTLVEMMNAAHAGDLKVLYIHGEDPVLSDADVQHTKEALENLEMLVVQECFLTDTAQCADVVLPAAGWGEQEGTFTSGERRVQCLHKAQEPPEGAWLDWKIMEEIAVRMGVPRPLFHYESAEDIFEEIRECAPIMAGMDRKRLDTPEALHWPCPSEDDPCQPLMHKEKFAHPDGLGIFQALEHKGPVETVDDEYPLLLTTTRILFHYHAAMTRRCETLNNEVKTGFIEINTKDAEARGIINGEVVRAFSRRGEIAIPARVTDDIREGIVNIPMHFVECAANVLTNSDSFDPKSKMVELKACAIEVEKLPEVLEMKGEVYKDGTDTEIKAENMSTTTVQVGK
- a CDS encoding Coenzyme F420 hydrogenase/dehydrogenase, beta subunit C-terminal domain, translated to MSAKINDMYYAYSAIEDIKQKGEYGGVVTTIMKYLLEEGIVDGVVGVTEGHDIYDGVPTLVTDPADVIKTAGSIHCGTLNIAKFVSKYLDGARYMKLAVACKPCDAMTIRELMKKGKIIEDNVIMIGVNCGGTMSPVPTMNMIRDVYELDPKDVIKEEISKGKLIMETADGEKGFKIDELEEQGMGRRENCQRCNLKIPSNADLALGNWGVIGPLAGKATFVEVFSDKGAEILDKVIEAGLIATEEPIEKGIKIRENINNFMLKESQAKKDVDYAGTTGDIIDVFYQYEDEFSKCMKCYGCREACPLCFCEDCCLEAEGPEWVPGGYTPAAPFFHLTRLVHMVDACTNCGQCSEVCPCEIPVAKVWSTVNNKVRETYGYIPGMGSEDPLPFTDHVSKAKWL
- the moaA gene encoding GTP 3',8-cyclase MoaA, whose translation is MADEFIKDNYQRPIISLRITITNRCNVNCVYCHHDGMVSSKQEMTADELYTICKIAKNIGVKKIRISGGEPLIRKDIVEIVEKVASLDFKDISMTTNGTYLEKYAQGLKDAGLDRVNVSLDTLNPETYEFITKKDYLESAKAGILKAVEVGLYPVKINMVIMKDINQNEVKDMFKFCKENNIVLQLIELIESENCDDDKFSADYHYKLDMIEERLSDMADEVHERKFMQGRKKYYIDGGEIEVVKPVDNSTFCANCSRLRITPDGKIKPCLLRNDNLVELISHVRNGESDEELEKIFLDGINNREPFNK